GTCACACCGGACTCACGCAGGAAGTTGCCGAGCATGAGCATACCGATGAGAGCGGTGGCATCGGGCACCAGCAGCACGCAGATGACCATCACCCCCATGGCGAAGACGAGTTTCTCGAGCTTTGAGACCTTGCGCAGCGACTTCATGCGGATCTTGCGTTCCTTCTCGGTGGTGAGGAGGCGCATGATTGGTGGCTGGATGAGTGGCACCAGTGACATGTAGCTGTAAGCGGCCACGGCGATCGCTCCGAGCAGCTCGGGGGCGAGCTTGTTGGAGAGGAAGATCGCGGTCGGTCCATCGGCGCCGCCGATGATGCCGATCGAAGCCGCCTGCGCCGGCGAGAAGCCGAGCAGGAACGAGCTGAAGAAGGTGAGGAAGACACCGGCCTGGGCCGCAGCGCCGAGCAGCAAGGTGCGCGGCATGGCGATGAGCGGTCCGAAGTCGGTGAGCGCACCGACGCCGAGGAAGATCAACGGCGGGATGAGCTCGAGTTTGATGCCTTGGGAGATGAAGTCGTAGAGACCACCTTCCATCTTGGTGACGTGCAGCGTCTGGGTGACGGTGCCGTCGGCAGCAGGTTCTCCGGCCACAGCCTCACCGTGCTGTTCCACCCGTGCTTCCAGACGGAAGGTGGCGGGATCGACCGGGTCGATCATGCCACGGGTGGGCAGGTTGGCGAGGACGGCGCCAAAGGCGATGGGCACCAAGAGCAAGGGTTCAAAACCCTTGGCTACAGCCAAATAGAGCAGGACTGCGGCGATGCCCCACATGATGAGCATGCCCACGGAGACCTGGCTGAATCCAGTGGTGCTGAAGAAGTCGATGAGGTTTTGCAGCATGGTAGTGCTTTCTCGTTAGCGCACGCGGTGGGAGGAGAAGTGATCGCGCCGACCCTCGGCAGCCCAGTTGGTCGAGCCTTCGATGGCCTTGATGGAGGCGATCCGGTGGGGACGTCCCTTCAAGGTCACGTGGATGGCTGCGGTGATGGCTGCGAGGAGTTCAGGCGTGGGGCCGGAAGCCGCGACCGGAGCCGCCGCTGCCGGAGCTGCAGCAGGAGCTGCGGCCGGAGCGGGGGTGGTCGGTCGATTGCGGAATATGCGGCCCAGCACCTCCAAAAACACCCAAATCGCGATGAGTGCGGAGAACACAACCACCAAGCCAGTGACTTGAAACTCCACCAAATCGGTGACGGTTGGGTTCTCGGACAGGTTGGCGAGGGGGAGTGTGGTGAGCATGGTGCGAATGTTGGCTGAAGATTTAGCCGAGTTGCAGAATGACGGCACCCTCTTCGACGCCGTCGCCCGGAGCGACCGCCACGGAAGAGACGGTGCCGGCTTGTTCGGCGTA
This portion of the Actomonas aquatica genome encodes:
- a CDS encoding sodium ion-translocating decarboxylase subunit beta translates to MLQNLIDFFSTTGFSQVSVGMLIMWGIAAVLLYLAVAKGFEPLLLVPIAFGAVLANLPTRGMIDPVDPATFRLEARVEQHGEAVAGEPAADGTVTQTLHVTKMEGGLYDFISQGIKLELIPPLIFLGVGALTDFGPLIAMPRTLLLGAAAQAGVFLTFFSSFLLGFSPAQAASIGIIGGADGPTAIFLSNKLAPELLGAIAVAAYSYMSLVPLIQPPIMRLLTTEKERKIRMKSLRKVSKLEKLVFAMGVMVICVLLVPDATALIGMLMLGNFLRESGVTERLVKAAQNEIINVLTIFLGTSVGITMRADSFLAPATLKIIVLGVIAFCVSTATGVLMAKLMNMVSKTPINPLIGSAGVSAVPMAARVSHVEGQRADPGNYLMMHAMGPNVAGVIGTAVAAGFLISTLSGS
- a CDS encoding OadG family protein, translated to MLTTLPLANLSENPTVTDLVEFQVTGLVVVFSALIAIWVFLEVLGRIFRNRPTTPAPAAAPAAAPAAAAPVAASGPTPELLAAITAAIHVTLKGRPHRIASIKAIEGSTNWAAEGRRDHFSSHRVR